A stretch of DNA from Micromonospora sp. WMMD1155:
GACGCGTCGGTCTGCACGGCGGTGTGCCGGTTGTTGCCCAGTCGCACCTCCCGGTCCAACGCGCTGACGATGCCCGCGGTGACCGTCCCGGCCAGACCGAGCGGCGAACCCACGGCGAGGACCGGCTCGCCGACCCGGGTCGCGCCGGGTTTGGCCAGGGGTAGCGGGGTCAGGCCGGCCGACGCCGGAACCTTCAGCACCGCCAGGTCGCTTCGTGGCTCCCGGCCGACCACCTGGGCGGCGAACCGTCGGCCGTCGGGCAGTTCAACCGTCACCGGACCGCCGCCGCCCTTGGCCAGAATGTGGTCGTTGGTGATCAGGTGCTGCTGGTCGTCGACGGCGAATCCGGAGCCGGTCGCGGACGTGCCGGTCGCGGAACCGGCGACCGAGGAGCCGGCGGTCGCGCCGCCGGCCAGCACCGACACCACCCCGGGTACGGTCCGCTCCGCCGCCGTGACCAGTTCGGCCGGCACCGGGGCGGCGGACGCGGCGGACGCGCCCGGATCTCCGTACCGCCCAGCGACCACGCCACCGGCGACGGCGCCCGACACCGTGGAGATCGCCACCACGGCCAGCGCGGCGAGCAGCCGTCGGGACCGTCGACTGCCCGGTTCCCGCTCGGGCGGCTCCCACCAGGCGCGCCCGTCCGGGTCGAGTTCCGGTGAGATGAACCAGGGACCGCGCGGTTCGCCCAGTCCGGTCTGCACTGCCATGCGCACTCCTCACGGTCGACGTCGTTCTGCGGCGATCAGGGCAGTCGGGAGAACCAGCGCATCGAGCCGGCGGCGGCCCCCATCGCGAAGACCAGTCCGAGGCCGATGAACCGGGCCGAGACGTCCTGCCGTTCCGTTCGGTAGCCCACCGAGCTGCCGATGTCGTCGTAGACGGCGCGCAGTTCGTCGGAGGTGCTGGCCTCGTGGAACATGCCGCCGGTCTCCTCGGCGACCGCCTTGAGGGTCTGCCCGTCGACGGGTACCTGGATGGGTCGTCCGCCACGGTCCACGAACCCGGACGGTGTCCCGAACGAGATGGCGTGCACCGGCACCTCCGCCGTCACCGCCTCCGCCGCCGCCTCCATCGGGTCCATCCCGGAGGTGTTGGCGCCGTCGGAGAGCAGGATGATCCGGGCCGGCGGCGGCTCCTTCGCGGCCTCGCTGTCGAGGCTCTTGACCGCGCCGAGGGACGTGGAGATCGCCTCACCGATCGCGGTGCCCTGCACACCGGTGATGCCCTCGGCCAGCCGGCCGATCCCCTCGTCGAGGGCGTCCCGGTCGGTGCTCGGCGGCACCAGGACGGCCGCGCTGCCCGCGAACGCGACCAGACCCACGTTGAACTCGTCGGGCAGGCCGTCGACGAAACGCCGGGCCGCCTGTTTGGCGGCGGCCAACCGGTCCGGGTCGACGTCGGTGGCGAGCATCGACGTGGAGACGTCCACCGCCACCATCACCGTGGCGCGTTCCCGAGGCACCCGGACCTCGGCGCTGGGTCGGGCGAACCCGACCACGAGCAGCGCCAGCATGGCCAGGAAGAGACCGGCCGGCACGTGTCGACGCCAGGCGGGCCGCTCCGGCGCCACCCGGTCCAGCAACCGCAGGTTCGTGAAGCGGACGGCGTACCGGCTGCGTCGGCGCTGCACCACCAGGTAGGCGACGACCAGGGCGAGCACGCCGAGCAGCAGCCAGAGCCGCAGCGGCGACTCCCAGATCACGCGGCACCTCCCCGTCGCCCGCCGGCCGGCGCGGCGGCGAGCCGACGCTGGGCGTGCACGTGCCGGACGATGTCCGCGCTCCAGTCCCCGTCGGTGCGCAGCGGCAGGTGCGTTGCTCCGCTGCGGCGCAACGCCTGCTGGACCTGCACGCGCTGGGCGGCGGCGGCCTCGGCGTACCGCTCGCGCAGCCGTCGGTCCGATGTGCACACCTCGCGGCAGCGGCCGGTCTCCGGGTCGACGAGCGTGATCAGGCCGACGTCCGGCAGGTCCAGTTCACGCGGGTCGGTCACCTCGATCGCCAGCACCTGGTGCCGGGCGGCCATCCGACGAAGGGTCCGTTCCCAGGGCGCCTGCTGGTCGGGGTCGTCGGGCAGCCCGTCGAGGAAGTCGGAGACCACCACGACGAGGCCGCGTCGGTTGGCGATCCGGTGCACCGCGTCGAGGCCGTCGGCCAGGTTCGGCGGGGCGACAGTGGACGCACGCCCCGGGCCGTCGGGAGGCGCGGTGGCCCGCGGGGCGGCGAGCAGCGCGCGGAGCAGCGCGAGCAGATGGGTACGTCCGGCGCGGGCCGGGAAGCGGCGTACCCCGTCGGCGCGCAGCACCTGGGCTCCGAGGCGGTTGCCGACGCCCGCGGTCAGGAAACCGACCGCCGCGACGGCCGCCACGGACAGTTCCCGTTTGTCCAGGTCGGCGGTGCCGAACTCCATACTGGCGCTGCCGTCGACGAGCAGCCAGGTGGTCAGTTCGCGGTCGGCGTCGACCTGCCGGACGTGTGGCACGGCGGTACGCGCGGTCACCGCCCAGTCCATCCGGCGTACCTCGTCCTCGCCCGGCCGGTACTCGCGGCTGCCGGCGGGTTCGCTGCCCGGGCCGGGCAGCAGGCCACGGTACTGACCGTGCAGCAGACCGTCGAGTCGGCGGGTGACGGTCAGTTCCAGACGGCGCAACCGCTGGTCGGGGGCCAGCTCGGCCAGGCCGGGGTCGGCCGGCACGACGGCGGGCGCGGGCGTTCGTCTCATGCCGCCGCCAGGTCCGGCGCTGGTTGTGGGTGCCCGGTGGCCAGCCGGGGCGGTGGCACGGCCTCGACCAGCCGACGCACCACGCTCTCGGCCGACACCCCGTCGGCGACCGCGTCGAAGGAGAGCACCAGCCGATGGGCGAGTACGTCGACGGCGAGTTCCCGGATGTCCTCGGGCAGCACGTACTCCCGTCCGCGCAGCAGGGCCTGCGCCCGGGCGGCCGCGACCAGGCCCAGGGTGGCCCGCGGGCTGGCCCCGTACGCCAGCAGCGGGGCGATCTCCGGTAACCCGAACCGACCCGGGTCGCGGGTGGCGAGGATCAGTCGCACCACGTACTCGGCCAACGCGTGGTGGACGAACACCCTCTCCGCCTGGGCCTGCAGGTCCCGCAGCCGTTGGGCGTCGAGCACCTGGCGCGGCTTCGGCCGGTCGGTGCTCATCCGGTAGAGGATGGTCAGCTCGTCGGCGTCGCTGGGGTAGTCGACCACCACCTTCATCAGGAACCGGTCGCGCTGCGCCTCGGGGAGTTGGTAAACCCCCTCGGACTCGATCGGGTTCTGGGTGGCCAGGACCAGGAACGGCTCCGGGACCGGCCAACTCCGCCCGCCGATCGAGACCTGCCGTTCGGCCATCGCCTCCAGTAGCGCCGACTGCACCTTCGCCGGGGCGCGGTTGATCTCGTCGGCCAGCACCAGGTTCGCCATGATCGGGCCCAGCTCGATGTCGAAGGTCTCCTTGGAGGCCCGGTAGATCCGGGTGCCGACGATGTCGGAGGGGACCAGGTCCGGGGTGAACTGGATCCGCGAGAAGGTGCCACCGACCACGGTGGCGAGGGTCTGCGCGGCCAGTGTCTTGGCCACGCCGGGTACGCCTTCGAGGAGGCAGTGCCCGTTGGCGACCAGTGCGGTCAGCAGGCGTTCAACGAGGCGATCCTGCCCGACGATCACGCGTTTGACCTCGAAGAGGGTCTGTTCCAGCTCGACGCCGGCCGGCTCGGGATCGACCGAGGTGGGCACGCTGGCCAGGGTGTCCGAGATGTCCGTCACGGTGCTTGCTTCCCGGGCAGGTGCCCGGCAAACGTCGGATTGTGCGGGCCGAGAAGGCCGTCGGCACCCCGAACCGGGATGAACTGCGCGGAAGGGTGACGACCGACGCGAGTCGACCGAGAGCACCCGCTCCCCGCGGAGCGGGATATCCGATGGGTTCCGGAGAACGGGCCACAACGGTCCGGCCCCCGCGCAGGATGCGCGGGGGCCGAACGTCGAGCCGATCAGGAAAGGTGGACGACCAGGTGGAAGCCCAGGTCGGTCGGGACTCCGGCCGAGGTGCGGGTCTGCACGAAGACCGCGTTGGGTGTGCTGAGCCGTGGCGCGACCGCGATCTCGCCGGCAGGCGGAATGCAGCAGGCGTCAGCCCGGCCGACGGTGGCCACGAAGACGCCGGCCGTGACGTTGTGACCGAACTGCACCTCGTACTGACCGACGCCGTACTTGATCACGGTGCCGGTGCCGCGAGCCTTGGTGCCGTTGGAGTTGACGACGACGATGGTGGTGGAGG
This window harbors:
- a CDS encoding MoxR family ATPase, whose product is MTDISDTLASVPTSVDPEPAGVELEQTLFEVKRVIVGQDRLVERLLTALVANGHCLLEGVPGVAKTLAAQTLATVVGGTFSRIQFTPDLVPSDIVGTRIYRASKETFDIELGPIMANLVLADEINRAPAKVQSALLEAMAERQVSIGGRSWPVPEPFLVLATQNPIESEGVYQLPEAQRDRFLMKVVVDYPSDADELTILYRMSTDRPKPRQVLDAQRLRDLQAQAERVFVHHALAEYVVRLILATRDPGRFGLPEIAPLLAYGASPRATLGLVAAARAQALLRGREYVLPEDIRELAVDVLAHRLVLSFDAVADGVSAESVVRRLVEAVPPPRLATGHPQPAPDLAAA
- a CDS encoding trypsin-like peptidase domain-containing protein, with the translated sequence MAVQTGLGEPRGPWFISPELDPDGRAWWEPPEREPGSRRSRRLLAALAVVAISTVSGAVAGGVVAGRYGDPGASAASAAPVPAELVTAAERTVPGVVSVLAGGATAGSSVAGSATGTSATGSGFAVDDQQHLITNDHILAKGGGGPVTVELPDGRRFAAQVVGREPRSDLAVLKVPASAGLTPLPLAKPGATRVGEPVLAVGSPLGLAGTVTAGIVSALDREVRLGNNRHTAVQTDASINPGNSGGPLVNARGEVVGVNTAIATIDGNGSIGIGFAIPIDQVQQTADTIIGKGG
- a CDS encoding VWA domain-containing protein, with protein sequence MIWESPLRLWLLLGVLALVVAYLVVQRRRSRYAVRFTNLRLLDRVAPERPAWRRHVPAGLFLAMLALLVVGFARPSAEVRVPRERATVMVAVDVSTSMLATDVDPDRLAAAKQAARRFVDGLPDEFNVGLVAFAGSAAVLVPPSTDRDALDEGIGRLAEGITGVQGTAIGEAISTSLGAVKSLDSEAAKEPPPARIILLSDGANTSGMDPMEAAAEAVTAEVPVHAISFGTPSGFVDRGGRPIQVPVDGQTLKAVAEETGGMFHEASTSDELRAVYDDIGSSVGYRTERQDVSARFIGLGLVFAMGAAAGSMRWFSRLP
- a CDS encoding DUF58 domain-containing protein; this translates as MPADPGLAELAPDQRLRRLELTVTRRLDGLLHGQYRGLLPGPGSEPAGSREYRPGEDEVRRMDWAVTARTAVPHVRQVDADRELTTWLLVDGSASMEFGTADLDKRELSVAAVAAVGFLTAGVGNRLGAQVLRADGVRRFPARAGRTHLLALLRALLAAPRATAPPDGPGRASTVAPPNLADGLDAVHRIANRRGLVVVVSDFLDGLPDDPDQQAPWERTLRRMAARHQVLAIEVTDPRELDLPDVGLITLVDPETGRCREVCTSDRRLRERYAEAAAAQRVQVQQALRRSGATHLPLRTDGDWSADIVRHVHAQRRLAAAPAGGRRGGAA